One genomic window of Niveibacterium sp. SC-1 includes the following:
- a CDS encoding IS481 family transposase, with translation MNTHKNARLTYLRRLEMVQDITERGLPVPQAAACHGVSAVTARKWLGRYLAGGAAALLDKSSRPERSPRAIAPDVALTIVELRRKLFLQARIASYMGVSRATVSRVLRRAGLSRLSDLQPPEPVQRYERDTPGELLHLDIKKLGRFEQTGHRITGERQHRSRHCGWEYLFVAIDDHSRTAFTQLYPDERRSSAIAFLRAAHDYFKTLGVPIQRLITDNGSAFRSHAFGHACVELGITQKFTRAYRPQTNGKAERFIQSALREWAYGHAYQNSHERGTALTLWNHYYNWHRPHYGIGCHVPMARLSEHANNVLTLHS, from the coding sequence ATGAACACCCATAAGAATGCCCGACTGACGTATCTGCGTCGCCTGGAGATGGTCCAGGACATTACCGAACGTGGGCTGCCAGTCCCGCAGGCAGCGGCGTGTCACGGCGTAAGCGCGGTGACCGCGCGCAAGTGGCTGGGCCGCTATCTGGCCGGTGGTGCTGCGGCCCTGCTCGACAAGTCCTCGCGCCCCGAGCGCTCGCCGCGCGCGATCGCCCCGGACGTGGCGCTGACGATCGTCGAGCTGCGTCGCAAGCTCTTCTTGCAGGCCCGCATTGCGAGCTACATGGGCGTGTCGCGCGCCACCGTGAGCCGCGTACTGCGCCGCGCAGGGCTATCTCGACTGAGCGATCTGCAGCCGCCCGAGCCGGTGCAGCGCTACGAGCGCGACACGCCCGGCGAACTGCTGCACCTCGACATCAAGAAACTCGGCCGCTTCGAGCAGACTGGCCATCGGATTACCGGCGAGCGTCAGCATCGAAGTCGGCACTGCGGCTGGGAATATCTGTTCGTGGCCATCGACGACCACAGCCGCACGGCCTTCACCCAGCTCTATCCGGACGAGCGCCGCTCCAGTGCCATCGCCTTCCTGCGCGCGGCCCACGACTACTTCAAGACCCTGGGCGTGCCAATCCAGCGGCTGATCACCGACAACGGGTCCGCCTTCCGCTCCCACGCCTTTGGACACGCCTGTGTCGAACTGGGCATCACGCAGAAGTTCACGCGCGCCTACCGCCCACAGACCAACGGCAAGGCCGAACGCTTCATCCAGTCCGCCCTACGAGAATGGGCCTACGGCCACGCTTACCAGAATTCTCATGAGCGCGGCACGGCTCTGACCCTTTGGAATCACTACTACAACTGGCACCGCCCGCATTACGGCATCGGATGCCATGTACCTATGGCCCGTCTCTCAGAACACGCAAACAACGTCTTGACTCTTCACAGCTAG
- a CDS encoding transglutaminase family protein, translated as MSPHRYFVSHLTEYDYRGPVALARHSLHLTPRALPWQQVESHEIRVSPQGAQRHRDEDAFGNPVEHLTISQAHDRLSVLAESWLSISARPPVSESDSPAWESVREALVFRAGRPPHPAELEASQFLFESRHVRLKRELAHWAAASFDPDQPLLAGVRALSERIHAEFEFDSDATHVATPVREVLETGRGVCQDFAHLMLSGLRSLGLAARYMSGYLLTTPPPGQPRLLGADASHAWVAVWCPVHGWVEYDPTNGICAGEGHITLGWGRDFADVTPLRGVLHGGGGHEPEIEVSVVPEAEYEALMQPATEAVAETGAETATTDPEPARQD; from the coding sequence ATGAGCCCTCATCGCTACTTCGTCTCTCACCTGACCGAGTACGACTACCGAGGGCCGGTCGCGCTTGCGCGCCACAGCCTGCATCTCACGCCACGCGCGCTTCCCTGGCAGCAAGTGGAATCCCACGAGATCCGCGTTTCGCCGCAGGGCGCCCAGCGGCACCGGGATGAGGATGCCTTTGGCAATCCAGTCGAGCACCTGACGATCAGCCAGGCACACGACCGCCTCAGCGTCCTCGCCGAGTCCTGGCTCAGCATCAGCGCGCGCCCTCCTGTCAGCGAGAGCGATAGCCCGGCCTGGGAATCGGTGCGTGAGGCCCTGGTCTTTCGCGCCGGGCGACCGCCCCATCCGGCCGAACTCGAAGCCTCGCAATTCCTGTTCGAATCGCGTCATGTGCGGCTCAAGCGCGAGCTCGCACATTGGGCCGCCGCGAGCTTCGACCCGGACCAACCCCTGCTGGCCGGCGTTCGCGCCCTGAGCGAACGCATCCATGCAGAGTTCGAGTTCGACAGCGACGCCACGCACGTGGCGACCCCGGTGCGGGAGGTGCTGGAGACTGGGCGCGGCGTCTGCCAGGACTTCGCGCACCTGATGCTCTCGGGCTTGCGCTCGCTGGGGCTCGCAGCCCGCTACATGAGCGGCTACCTGCTCACCACGCCACCGCCCGGCCAGCCTCGCTTGCTGGGCGCGGACGCCAGCCACGCCTGGGTGGCAGTCTGGTGTCCGGTGCATGGTTGGGTGGAATACGACCCCACCAATGGCATCTGCGCCGGCGAAGGGCACATCACCCTGGGCTGGGGACGCGATTTCGCCGATGTGACGCCGCTGCGCGGCGTCCTCCACGGCGGTGGCGGCCACGAACCGGAGATCGAGGTCAGCGTGGTCCCCGAGGCGGAGTACGAAGCCCTGATGCAACCCGCCACTGAAGCGGTCGCTGAGACCGGCGCGGAGACGGCAACTACCGACCCCGAGCCGGCCCGGCAGGACTGA